One Sediminicola sp. YIK13 DNA segment encodes these proteins:
- a CDS encoding BatD family protein: MENNRLKITSFCKDMAFRACIVLLLLQCGMGFSQTTSSVSSEIDTTSIKIGEQIRFKIKVEADSTAQIVFPEGQTFSPMEMVEAISTDTLRKLDRITLQKIYALTQFDSGTYTIPRQQVVINGQNFFTDSVKIAVTTVPVDTLTQKMYDIKPFLEVEKSNFDLWKKVLWILLGLVILGALAYWFLIRKKPLSEEEKVALLPPYDRALLELRRLENSKYIIQDEYKQYYSELTDIVRSYLEEDVHVSALESTTDQLIEKLELLKDAGELKLDDDTIDQFKKVLQTADLVKFAKSKPETSVAEQDRRVIEQIVIKTKEALPEPDEEDLLQDEKYLEELSRKKQKKKWLMAAAVTVGVVFLSTLVAVAYYGWKPVKDTVMGHPTKELLEGDWLNSTYGYPPISLETPSVLIRQDIKLPPEVKASVKEAQVFAFSDPEALFSIGVSSTTFSSQETEPDFQNSVEQVLKSFEAKGAKNITTKQEEFKTISGTLGVKVYGSGKFTLPQSNEVVNGNYAIIIFGGKGFEQQIILNWLEDDGYAENIVDRITHSIEVKTGA, translated from the coding sequence ATGGAAAACAATAGATTAAAAATTACTTCATTTTGTAAGGATATGGCTTTTAGGGCGTGCATTGTCCTGTTGCTGCTCCAATGCGGGATGGGGTTTTCCCAAACCACTTCCTCGGTATCTTCAGAAATAGATACGACCAGTATTAAAATTGGGGAACAGATAAGATTTAAGATTAAGGTTGAAGCCGATAGTACAGCCCAAATCGTATTCCCTGAAGGTCAGACTTTTTCACCCATGGAAATGGTGGAGGCCATTTCAACGGATACCTTGCGAAAACTGGATAGGATTACCCTTCAAAAAATTTATGCACTTACCCAATTCGATTCAGGAACCTACACCATACCCAGACAACAAGTTGTCATTAACGGTCAGAACTTCTTTACAGATTCTGTTAAAATAGCTGTTACCACTGTTCCCGTGGACACACTGACTCAAAAGATGTACGACATCAAACCATTTCTTGAGGTAGAGAAAAGCAATTTTGATCTGTGGAAAAAAGTCTTATGGATATTGTTGGGCTTGGTTATTTTGGGCGCATTGGCGTATTGGTTCCTGATTAGGAAAAAACCACTTTCGGAAGAAGAAAAAGTGGCCCTTTTGCCCCCATATGATCGCGCTTTATTGGAATTGAGGAGACTTGAAAACTCAAAATATATCATTCAGGACGAATACAAGCAGTATTATTCTGAACTAACGGATATAGTCCGCTCCTATTTGGAAGAGGACGTTCATGTGTCCGCTTTGGAGAGCACAACAGATCAATTAATAGAAAAACTAGAATTACTGAAGGATGCAGGGGAACTAAAATTGGACGACGATACCATCGATCAGTTTAAAAAGGTACTGCAAACGGCAGATTTGGTGAAATTCGCAAAATCGAAACCTGAAACATCCGTAGCTGAACAGGATCGAAGAGTCATAGAACAGATCGTAATCAAGACCAAAGAGGCCTTACCTGAACCGGATGAGGAAGACCTGCTCCAGGATGAAAAATATTTAGAGGAACTTTCCCGTAAAAAACAGAAGAAAAAATGGCTTATGGCAGCCGCAGTAACCGTTGGAGTCGTTTTCCTTTCCACCTTGGTTGCCGTCGCTTATTATGGCTGGAAACCTGTTAAGGATACCGTCATGGGGCACCCCACCAAGGAATTACTGGAAGGTGATTGGCTGAACAGCACCTATGGTTATCCTCCAATTAGTTTGGAGACGCCCAGCGTTTTAATAAGACAGGACATAAAATTACCCCCTGAGGTTAAAGCGAGCGTTAAAGAGGCCCAAGTTTTCGCTTTTAGTGATCCAGAAGCCCTTTTCTCTATTGGGGTAAGCTCTACCACGTTCTCCTCTCAAGAAACGGAACCTGATTTTCAAAATTCAGTGGAGCAGGTACTAAAAAGTTTTGAAGCCAAGGGCGCCAAAAACATCACCACTAAACAAGAGGAGTTCAAAACCATATCCGGGACATTGGGTGTCAAAGTTTATGGAAGCGGCAAATTCACCCTCCCCCAATCCAATGAAGTGGTAAATGGAAATTATGCCATCATCATTTTTGGAGGGAAAGGATTTGAACAACAAATTATTCTCAATTGGCTTGAGGATGATGGATATGCAGAAAATATTGTGGATAGGATTACCCATTCCATTGAAGTAAAAACAGGAGCTTAA
- a CDS encoding DUF58 domain-containing protein, whose translation MDTKELLKKVRKIEIKTRRLSDHIFGGEYHSTFKGRGMTFSEVRQYQFGDDVRSIDWNVTARYNEPYVKVFEEERELTMMLMVDVSGSELFGTSNQFKKEIVTEISATLAFSALQNNDKVGLILFSDEIELFIPPKKGKTHVLRIIRELLEFKPKSNKTDLAEALKFLTNVMKKKAIVFVLSDFIDDDYQQTIRITGKKHDVTGIRVYDEREESIPNLGMVQMQDAETGEIRLINTQSKAVRTAYGKFHKERVNYFEDVFTKSGCGVLSCRVDESYVKKLLGYFKRRG comes from the coding sequence ATGGATACTAAAGAATTACTCAAAAAAGTTCGTAAAATTGAGATAAAGACACGGCGTCTTTCCGATCATATATTCGGAGGGGAATACCACTCTACCTTCAAAGGTAGGGGAATGACGTTCAGTGAAGTAAGGCAATATCAGTTTGGTGACGATGTGAGGTCTATTGATTGGAACGTTACTGCCCGGTATAACGAGCCGTACGTAAAAGTTTTTGAAGAGGAAAGGGAGCTTACCATGATGCTCATGGTGGATGTAAGCGGTTCTGAACTTTTTGGAACTTCCAACCAATTCAAAAAAGAAATTGTTACCGAAATCTCTGCCACCCTTGCTTTTTCTGCATTACAAAACAACGATAAGGTGGGCCTAATCCTTTTTTCTGATGAAATTGAATTGTTCATACCACCAAAAAAAGGAAAAACACACGTTTTACGAATCATCAGGGAACTCTTGGAATTTAAGCCTAAAAGCAATAAGACAGACCTAGCAGAAGCCCTAAAGTTTTTAACCAACGTCATGAAAAAGAAGGCAATCGTTTTTGTCCTTTCGGATTTTATTGATGATGATTACCAACAGACCATCAGAATCACTGGAAAAAAACACGACGTCACGGGTATCCGTGTTTATGATGAGCGGGAAGAATCAATTCCCAATCTAGGAATGGTGCAAATGCAAGATGCCGAGACCGGAGAAATACGCCTCATAAATACCCAATCCAAAGCTGTGAGAACTGCCTACGGTAAATTCCACAAGGAACGGGTAAATTATTTTGAGGACGTCTTTACCAAATCTGGCTGCGGGGTGTTGAGTTGCAGGGTGGATGAAAGTTATGTGAAGAAATTATTGGGCTATTTTAAGCGAAGGGGATAA
- a CDS encoding BatD family protein, whose protein sequence is MNRSVKHFVALATLLFFAFLAKAQDSGAITFEAKLSKEQLGINERLRIDFTMNKDGDNFNPPNFEGFNVVMGPSQSISSSWVNGVRSYSKTYSYILMPTARGKFTINQATIVIDGKTYKSLPLEVEVTAAVERPGEEASADAVADDNLHLVAEVSKTGPYLNEAISVVYKLFVSPSINVSNFRALDNPKYNNFWSQEMPVTKYSVQNGVYEGKSYRYVILKRVVLYPQKTGELEIEPLSLEVTVDVPTNKRDFFGGKVYTSTNITVSAGRRNIMVKELPTEGKPNNFSGAVGNFNFSVTTTKTELNASESLQAKVEVSGKGNLKLFQLPELSLPSALEVYEPEFNEGIRTTTEGMEGSVSNNYTIVPSFKGKYPIPSIAFSYFDPETEKYRSLNSAEIMVNVIDGPNSASANTTNPATFSNQKSVVVTGDQFNFIKTKPGLKSVTANSFFGSTYFYIWLLLPILLIPIAIVFGKKREAIASDLVGNKIKKANKLARKYLSAAKKTLGDKDAFYIALEKALHNYLKAKLKIETSEFSKDKIEALLAKKDIEEGSIQDFISLLKNCELARYSPFSEVQMQDDYNKASEVISQMDKQL, encoded by the coding sequence ATGAATAGATCTGTTAAACATTTTGTGGCCCTGGCCACTCTCTTGTTTTTTGCCTTCCTAGCTAAGGCACAGGACTCTGGCGCCATTACCTTTGAGGCGAAACTCAGTAAAGAACAATTGGGCATCAACGAGCGGCTAAGAATTGATTTTACCATGAACAAGGATGGCGATAATTTTAACCCTCCCAATTTTGAGGGCTTCAATGTTGTCATGGGCCCGTCACAATCTATTAGTTCTTCATGGGTTAATGGAGTCCGTAGCTATTCCAAAACCTATTCATACATACTCATGCCAACGGCAAGAGGTAAATTTACCATCAACCAAGCTACTATAGTAATAGATGGCAAGACCTATAAATCCCTTCCTCTAGAAGTGGAGGTAACCGCAGCTGTTGAACGCCCCGGAGAGGAGGCTAGTGCCGATGCAGTGGCAGATGATAATTTGCATTTGGTTGCCGAAGTTTCCAAGACAGGCCCCTATTTAAATGAGGCCATAAGCGTGGTCTATAAACTTTTTGTTAGCCCTTCCATAAACGTATCTAACTTTAGGGCATTGGATAACCCGAAATACAACAATTTCTGGAGTCAAGAGATGCCCGTAACCAAGTACAGCGTTCAAAATGGTGTTTATGAGGGAAAATCATATAGATACGTCATTTTAAAACGGGTGGTCCTATATCCCCAAAAAACAGGGGAATTGGAAATAGAACCTTTATCCCTTGAAGTTACTGTGGATGTTCCCACCAACAAACGCGATTTCTTTGGCGGGAAAGTATACACCTCTACCAATATCACGGTTTCTGCAGGGCGGAGAAACATTATGGTCAAAGAGCTTCCTACAGAAGGAAAGCCGAATAATTTTAGTGGGGCCGTCGGAAATTTCAATTTTTCTGTTACCACCACAAAAACCGAATTAAACGCCTCAGAATCTCTTCAGGCCAAGGTAGAAGTAAGTGGAAAGGGAAATTTAAAATTGTTCCAATTGCCAGAACTGAGCCTTCCAAGTGCTCTTGAGGTATACGAGCCAGAATTCAATGAAGGGATCCGCACCACCACAGAAGGTATGGAAGGGTCGGTGAGTAACAATTATACGATTGTCCCTTCTTTCAAGGGAAAATATCCTATACCCAGTATTGCTTTTAGTTATTTTGATCCGGAAACTGAAAAATACAGAAGTTTAAATTCAGCTGAAATCATGGTGAATGTGATTGATGGCCCCAATAGCGCCTCTGCAAACACCACCAATCCTGCTACCTTTAGCAACCAAAAAAGTGTGGTTGTGACTGGGGATCAATTTAATTTCATCAAAACAAAGCCGGGCTTAAAATCTGTGACTGCCAATTCCTTCTTTGGCTCAACCTATTTCTACATTTGGTTGCTATTACCAATTCTACTGATTCCCATTGCTATTGTTTTTGGTAAAAAGAGAGAGGCAATCGCCAGTGATCTAGTGGGCAATAAAATTAAAAAAGCCAATAAATTGGCCAGGAAATATTTATCTGCTGCAAAAAAGACCTTGGGTGATAAGGATGCATTTTATATCGCTCTTGAAAAAGCACTGCACAATTACCTCAAGGCAAAATTAAAAATCGAAACCTCTGAATTCAGCAAAGACAAGATTGAAGCCCTTTTGGCCAAAAAAGATATTGAGGAAGGTTCAATTCAGGATTTTATTTCCCTCTTGAAGAATTGTGAACTCGCACGCTATAGTCCTTTTTCTGAAGTCCAGATGCAAGATGATTATAACAAGGCCAGTGAGGTCATATCACAAATGGATAAACAGTTATAA
- a CDS encoding vWA domain-containing protein → MVQLDEKIYFYLLLIIPIMIVIFVALQIWKKRTQRKFADLALLKRLTPNKSSFKSTLKLAFLLVGLSFLILGLVNPKIGTKLETVKREGVDIVFALDVSKSMLAEDIAPNRLEKAKRLVSEIINQLGSDRIGIIAYAGQAFPQLPITTDYGAAKMFLQSMNTDMLSSQGTAINEAINLATTYYDDEEQTNRVLFIISDGEDHSEGTTLEAVETAVDKGIRIFTVGVGQSKGAPIPIKRNGVVQSLKKDAQGEVVITKLNEEILKEIANEGNGEYINGSNTDAAIEFIKEQLNQIDKTEFEAKQFAEYKDQFQWFLGIGLFFLFMDIFFLERKTKWLKKLNLFNENEDA, encoded by the coding sequence ATGGTCCAGTTAGACGAAAAAATTTATTTTTATCTGTTGCTCATTATCCCAATAATGATCGTCATTTTTGTGGCCCTACAAATCTGGAAAAAAAGGACACAACGGAAATTTGCAGACTTGGCCCTGTTAAAAAGGTTGACCCCTAATAAGTCCAGTTTTAAGTCTACCTTAAAATTAGCTTTTCTTCTGGTAGGCCTCTCATTTTTGATATTGGGCCTTGTCAATCCAAAAATAGGGACCAAATTGGAAACGGTAAAGAGAGAGGGTGTGGATATTGTATTCGCCCTTGATGTTTCTAAGAGTATGCTCGCCGAGGACATCGCTCCCAACAGGTTGGAAAAAGCAAAACGTTTGGTATCCGAGATCATCAATCAATTGGGAAGCGACCGTATCGGCATCATCGCTTATGCCGGACAAGCTTTTCCGCAATTACCGATTACGACCGACTATGGTGCCGCTAAAATGTTCTTACAGAGCATGAATACCGATATGCTCTCCTCACAAGGTACCGCCATTAATGAAGCTATTAACTTGGCGACCACCTATTATGACGATGAGGAACAGACGAATAGGGTTTTATTTATCATTTCAGATGGGGAAGACCATTCTGAAGGCACCACCTTAGAGGCGGTGGAGACAGCAGTAGATAAAGGTATCCGTATTTTTACAGTTGGGGTAGGACAGAGCAAGGGTGCGCCAATTCCGATCAAGAGAAATGGTGTGGTCCAGAGTCTAAAAAAAGACGCACAGGGTGAAGTGGTCATAACCAAATTGAACGAAGAAATTCTTAAAGAGATTGCCAACGAAGGAAATGGAGAGTATATTAACGGCTCCAATACCGATGCTGCGATAGAATTCATTAAAGAGCAATTGAACCAAATAGACAAAACAGAATTTGAAGCCAAGCAATTTGCAGAGTATAAAGATCAATTCCAATGGTTTTTAGGAATAGGTCTATTCTTCCTGTTCATGGATATTTTCTTTTTGGAAAGAAAAACCAAATGGCTTAAAAAATTGAACTTATTTAATGAAAATGAAGATGCCTAA
- a CDS encoding aldo/keto reductase — protein sequence MEKTTNYSKIIAGTMTWGSWGKQLSTKEMIDLMQHCIDNGISTFDHADIYGDYTNEIEFGTALSQSKIDRGSIELISKCGIQHTGKTRDNKIKHYNYSKEYIIWSAEQSLQKLKTDYLDLFLLHRPSPLLQPEEVAEAIFQLRKEGKIRDFGVSNFTPSQIALLETAIPVMGNQVEFSLTADAVMYDGTLDDILANKRFGMAWSPLGNYFREDGEQTKRIKKVLAEYQRKYKADESQLLLAWLLQHPAMIHPVVGTTNPKRLKDSIEATSIKLELEDWFELLAASQGHVVP from the coding sequence ATGGAGAAAACTACGAATTATTCAAAAATCATAGCTGGTACTATGACATGGGGAAGTTGGGGAAAGCAACTTTCCACCAAGGAAATGATCGATTTGATGCAGCATTGTATCGACAATGGGATATCCACTTTTGACCATGCCGACATCTATGGCGATTATACCAACGAAATCGAATTTGGTACCGCTTTGAGTCAAAGTAAAATTGATAGAGGCAGCATAGAGCTCATCAGCAAATGTGGGATACAGCATACGGGCAAAACCAGGGACAATAAAATTAAGCACTACAACTATTCCAAAGAATACATTATATGGTCTGCTGAACAATCCTTGCAAAAATTAAAAACCGATTACTTAGATCTATTTTTATTGCACAGACCCAGTCCTTTACTGCAACCAGAGGAAGTGGCAGAAGCGATATTTCAATTGCGAAAAGAAGGTAAAATCAGGGATTTTGGAGTGTCCAATTTTACCCCTTCGCAGATTGCATTATTGGAAACGGCTATCCCTGTCATGGGCAACCAAGTAGAATTTTCATTGACCGCAGATGCGGTTATGTACGATGGGACCTTGGATGATATTTTGGCCAATAAACGTTTTGGAATGGCTTGGAGTCCTCTAGGGAATTACTTTAGGGAAGATGGAGAACAGACAAAACGGATAAAAAAGGTTTTAGCGGAGTATCAAAGAAAATATAAAGCAGATGAAAGTCAATTGCTTTTGGCCTGGTTACTACAGCACCCTGCAATGATACACCCGGTAGTTGGGACCACTAACCCTAAGCGACTCAAAGATTCCATAGAGGCTACCTCCATTAAATTGGAGCTCGAGGACTGGTTTGAACTGTTGGCGGCAAGTCAAGGCCATGTTGTACCATAG
- a CDS encoding vWA domain-containing protein, whose protein sequence is MLENIQFANPNFFWLLLLLPVAALWYFFKRKEEAASLKISSIKGFSSDSILAKLKPALFVLRLLALAAIITALARPQTEDISSRTKTTKGIDIVMAIDVSSSMLARDLKPNRLSALKDVAADFIRKRPNDRIGLVVYAGESFTQTPITSDKNIVLNALRDITYGQLNDGTAIGMGLATSVNRLKESKAKSKIIILLTDGVNNSGFIEPQTAAELAVEFGIKTYTIGLGTNGNALSPIAYNPDGTFRYGMRQVEIDEKLLKEIADATGGQYFRATNNSKLEAIYEEINKLEKTEVEEFKYYKYEEKFRSFVLLAGVLLLLEWLLRNTLFRSFI, encoded by the coding sequence ATGTTAGAGAATATACAATTTGCAAACCCTAATTTCTTCTGGTTGCTATTATTGCTGCCGGTAGCGGCGCTGTGGTATTTCTTTAAGAGAAAAGAAGAAGCAGCTTCCCTAAAAATATCGAGCATCAAAGGGTTTTCAAGTGACAGTATCCTGGCCAAGTTGAAACCCGCCCTCTTTGTACTGCGTCTCTTGGCCTTGGCTGCCATCATTACGGCATTGGCGAGACCGCAGACCGAAGATATTTCGTCCAGAACCAAAACAACCAAGGGGATAGATATCGTCATGGCCATTGACGTATCCTCAAGTATGTTGGCAAGGGACCTTAAACCAAATCGACTTTCTGCGCTTAAAGATGTTGCGGCCGACTTTATACGTAAGCGTCCAAACGATCGTATCGGATTGGTAGTCTATGCCGGCGAAAGTTTCACCCAGACCCCTATAACCAGTGACAAGAACATCGTCCTAAATGCCCTAAGGGATATTACATACGGACAACTTAATGATGGAACGGCAATAGGAATGGGACTGGCCACTTCGGTGAATAGGCTAAAGGAAAGCAAGGCAAAGAGCAAAATAATTATCCTATTGACAGATGGAGTGAACAACTCAGGTTTTATTGAGCCCCAAACAGCAGCAGAACTTGCCGTGGAATTTGGCATAAAGACCTATACGATAGGCCTGGGCACCAATGGCAATGCCCTATCCCCAATAGCCTACAACCCCGACGGTACTTTCCGATATGGGATGAGACAGGTAGAAATTGACGAGAAACTATTGAAGGAAATCGCCGATGCAACCGGAGGTCAATATTTTAGGGCCACCAACAATAGCAAGCTAGAGGCTATTTATGAAGAAATCAATAAACTTGAAAAAACTGAGGTAGAGGAATTCAAATATTACAAATACGAAGAAAAATTTAGGTCGTTCGTACTTTTGGCAGGAGTTTTACTCTTGTTGGAATGGCTACTTAGAAATACATTATTTAGGAGTTTTATATAG
- a CDS encoding AAA family ATPase → MEENTTVDISAVNEKIAKESAFIDLLMMEMDKVIVGQKYMVERLLIGLLGQGHILLEGVPGLAKTLAINTLSKAVHGSFSRIQFTPDLLPADVVGTMIYNMKLNDFSIKKGPIFANFVLADEINRAPAKVQSALLEAMQEKQVTIGDETFILDKPFLVMATQNPVEQEGTYPLPEAQVDRFMLKTVIDYPKIKEEQLIMRQNLNGAYEKVNPVVSIEQILRAQNAVREVYMDEKIEKYILDIVFATRYPEKYNLEDLKPLISFGASPRGSINLANAAKCYAFIKKRGYVVPEDVRAVVHDVLRHRIGITYEAEAENVTSVDIINKIVNEIEVP, encoded by the coding sequence ATGGAAGAAAATACGACTGTTGATATCAGTGCTGTGAATGAGAAGATTGCAAAAGAAAGTGCTTTTATAGACCTTTTAATGATGGAGATGGACAAAGTCATCGTCGGTCAAAAATACATGGTGGAAAGGTTGCTCATAGGTCTTTTGGGCCAGGGACATATCCTATTGGAAGGTGTTCCCGGATTGGCAAAAACATTGGCGATCAATACTCTATCCAAAGCCGTACATGGTAGTTTCAGCAGAATACAGTTTACTCCAGATTTACTGCCTGCCGATGTGGTCGGAACCATGATCTACAACATGAAGCTCAATGATTTTTCTATAAAGAAAGGTCCAATTTTCGCCAATTTTGTGTTGGCTGATGAAATAAACCGTGCTCCGGCAAAAGTACAATCGGCCCTCCTGGAGGCCATGCAGGAAAAGCAAGTCACCATTGGTGATGAAACTTTTATTCTTGACAAACCATTCTTGGTAATGGCCACGCAAAACCCAGTGGAACAAGAAGGAACCTATCCGCTACCCGAAGCACAAGTTGACCGTTTTATGCTAAAGACCGTCATAGACTATCCAAAAATAAAGGAAGAGCAATTGATCATGCGTCAAAATCTTAATGGTGCGTATGAAAAAGTAAATCCTGTAGTATCCATAGAACAGATATTACGAGCACAGAACGCGGTTAGGGAAGTCTACATGGATGAAAAAATTGAAAAGTATATTTTGGATATCGTTTTTGCAACGCGTTATCCAGAAAAGTACAATCTTGAAGATCTAAAACCCCTCATAAGTTTTGGAGCGTCTCCCAGAGGGAGTATCAACTTGGCAAATGCCGCCAAATGTTATGCCTTCATTAAAAAGAGAGGATATGTTGTGCCAGAAGATGTTAGAGCGGTAGTTCACGATGTTCTAAGGCACAGGATTGGTATTACTTATGAAGCGGAAGCAGAAAATGTAACCTCTGTGGATATCATCAATAAAATAGTAAATGAGATAGAAGTGCCTTAG
- a CDS encoding SDR family NAD(P)-dependent oxidoreductase has product MASKTALITGATSGIGKATAQLFAANKINLILCGRRQDRLEALQNDLGAMTKVHILNFDVRDKDAVLSSINNLPDEFANIDILINNAGNAHGLEPINDGSIEDWDAMLDINVKGLLYVSKAIIPKMVSRKSGHIINIGSTAGKEVYPKGNVYCASKHAVDAINQGMRMDLNPYGIRVGAVNPGLVETEFSKVRFKGDDVRAETVYRGFQPLKPEDIADIIHFVVTRPYHVNIADLVVMPTAQASSTILNKKEA; this is encoded by the coding sequence ATGGCATCTAAAACAGCATTGATTACAGGGGCAACAAGCGGAATTGGAAAGGCAACCGCCCAGCTTTTTGCAGCGAACAAGATTAACTTAATTCTGTGTGGGCGAAGGCAGGACCGGTTGGAAGCTTTACAAAATGATCTGGGAGCCATGACCAAAGTTCATATACTGAATTTTGACGTCAGGGATAAAGACGCTGTATTGTCTTCAATAAATAATTTGCCGGACGAGTTTGCCAATATAGATATCCTGATCAACAACGCAGGTAACGCACATGGTTTGGAGCCTATTAATGATGGCAGTATTGAAGATTGGGATGCCATGTTGGATATTAATGTGAAAGGCCTCTTATATGTATCCAAAGCAATTATTCCCAAAATGGTGTCTAGGAAATCTGGACATATCATAAATATTGGTTCTACTGCAGGAAAGGAAGTATATCCAAAGGGCAATGTGTATTGTGCAAGCAAGCATGCCGTGGACGCCATCAACCAAGGGATGCGGATGGATTTAAATCCATATGGTATTCGAGTAGGGGCGGTGAATCCTGGTTTAGTGGAAACAGAATTTAGCAAAGTGCGCTTCAAAGGGGATGACGTTAGGGCAGAGACCGTCTATAGAGGTTTTCAACCCTTGAAACCAGAGGACATAGCCGATATTATCCATTTTGTTGTTACAAGACCATACCATGTAAATATAGCGGACTTGGTTGTGATGCCCACAGCCCAGGCCAGTAGTACAATTCTCAACAAAAAGGAAGCATGA
- a CDS encoding tetratricopeptide repeat protein, producing the protein MKMKMPKIYTTYLIFLMGCFAFGQVADKELEKDKDKALRTSKNLTWEANKELSQDNFVTAEANYRKAIAISDENAVAPYNLGNAYYEKETYNEAFSRFKQAGEMATDKKEKHSAYHNMGNVFMKSKEYEKAVEAYKQALRNNPNDEETRYNLALAKEMLKKQQDEDKKNDKNQDKKDEEDKKDKNQDDKKDGENNKDDKGDQKDDKNKDKGDEGDKGDQEKEENKKGEGDNKEEQKNKPESGNDPSDQKEQQQPRPNQLSPQQVKNLLEAMQNEEKKVKEKIDAQKAKGVKVKNEKDW; encoded by the coding sequence ATGAAAATGAAGATGCCTAAGATTTATACAACATACCTGATTTTCTTAATGGGGTGCTTTGCTTTCGGCCAAGTGGCAGACAAAGAGCTGGAAAAAGATAAGGATAAAGCTCTAAGAACCTCCAAAAATTTAACATGGGAGGCGAATAAGGAACTTTCCCAAGACAATTTTGTAACCGCTGAGGCCAATTACAGGAAAGCCATCGCCATAAGCGATGAAAATGCTGTTGCTCCCTACAATTTGGGGAATGCCTACTATGAAAAAGAGACTTACAATGAGGCTTTTTCACGTTTTAAGCAGGCTGGGGAAATGGCAACGGACAAGAAAGAAAAACACAGTGCCTATCACAATATGGGCAATGTCTTTATGAAAAGTAAAGAATATGAAAAGGCTGTGGAAGCCTACAAACAGGCTTTGCGAAACAACCCCAACGACGAAGAGACCCGTTATAATCTTGCTCTTGCAAAAGAAATGCTGAAAAAACAACAAGACGAAGACAAGAAGAACGACAAAAATCAGGATAAGAAAGACGAAGAGGACAAGAAGGACAAGAACCAAGACGATAAAAAAGACGGCGAAAACAACAAGGACGACAAAGGGGATCAGAAAGACGATAAAAACAAGGACAAGGGAGACGAAGGGGATAAAGGAGACCAAGAGAAAGAAGAAAATAAAAAAGGTGAGGGTGATAATAAGGAAGAACAAAAAAACAAACCAGAATCCGGAAATGACCCTAGTGACCAGAAAGAACAACAGCAACCACGCCCCAACCAACTTTCTCCCCAACAGGTGAAAAACCTTTTGGAAGCCATGCAAAATGAAGAAAAAAAGGTGAAAGAAAAAATAGATGCCCAAAAGGCCAAGGGTGTTAAAGTCAAAAATGAAAAAGATTGGTAA